The stretch of DNA TCCATATAACTTCATTTTACATAATACAAAAAAATGTCAAGTTATGATATTTATGTTTTTATTCGCTCACTCACCTTACGCAAGGTGAGCCGAGCGTCCAACGGAGTGTCAATTCCTAAAATAAGTAGACCATTTTTTATAGTAAGCTTCATCTGGAGTTAGGTAATCAATTGTTTGGTGGAGTCTTGATTCATTGTATATTTTGATACTTTGTTTAATTGACTTGCGAGCCAATTCCTTAGAAGGAAATTTATCTAATAGAAATTCATCCTTCAAAATTCCATTCACCCTTTCAGCAACGGCGTTCTCATAACAGTGATTATCCTCTGTCATGCTTATACGAATATTTTGCGATTTAAGAATATTCACGTAATCATAGCAGCAATACTGCGAACCACGATCGGAATGATGATACACTATTTCAGGATGCGTTTTAGGTAGCATTTTGAGTGCAATCTCAAGTGCCTTAATTGACTCTTCTACGATCAGGCTTTCTCCAATGTTGTAACCGAGTATTTTCTTTGTATTCCTTTCTGTAAGTAACGACAAATATAGATTACCCTCAAGTGTAGGTATATATGTAATATCCGAAACTATAATGAATCCCGGAAAATTGGTAGGCAAATCTTTTATTTCATTTCTATAGATTGGAAATTTATGACGGGAATTTGTAGTTTTTATTGATCGCTTTTTCTTTTTGATGGCTAATCCATATTCGTTCATAAGCGAAAAGAGCCAATCCCTGCCTATCTTAAATGAGAGTTTCTTATCCATCTCCTTTTTTAATTTGATAGTTCCTGTTTTGGCTTTTAGTTTGCGTATTTTCAACACTTCTTTGATTACTATTGCTTTTTTTCTCTTCTTCTTTTATTAGCCTCTTTTTGCCTTTATAATAATTTGCTCTACTATGTCCTAGATAGTGACTACAGCGTCTAAATGATATTAGCCGCTTAGTCCTTGCTCGCTCTAAAGTTTTACTGAAAAGTTTTTTTTTACGTCCGTATTGTAATGCTCATCCACAACTTCTATCAAAGTCTCATATACTTGATTTTTCATTACTGAATCTGCTAATGCTATCTTCAACTTCTTGATCTCTTCTTTCAACTTTTTTCGTTCTTCTACTTCATTCGGCATCTGTATCACCACCTTTCTTGCTAAATCACTTTTCGTTCCCCATTTCTTCAACCACTTTCTCACAGTCGATGAGCCTGAAATGTCGTAAAACTTTCTAGCTCCTTCCATCGTAAACTTTCCTTGCCTGATTTCTTCTACCACTTTTTTCTGAAAGGCTTCGCTATATCGAATATATGTCGGACTTACTTTTTTTTCCATTTCGTCTCTCCTATATATTGTCAACTATTTCAGGACAAGACAAGGTTGGCACCTAGCGGTGGGCTTGCTGCCGCAGGCTAATGAATTAATGAATAAGCAGGTTTGGGCGGCAGCCCAAGTCGCCGACAGGCTCTCTATCTCTCGCCTCAACGCTCTAGCGCGTAAGATGAGTTAGTTAATTAGATTTTCCTAATACACTAATTGAACAAATTAAGATTTTTTTAAAACGAATGAGTAATTTTTTATGGTAATTGATGCATAGAATTTTTCTGCTTTACCCTTTATCTAATATATTTTAGTCTTAAAGAAATTTAAAAGCCAAGAGAGAATTTATTATGACAAATATCCCTGAAACAGGAAAGGCAATTGAGCTTATTAATTACGATGGTTTAGAAACATCCATAAGAGTGGTACAAAGAAAAATTAGTCCACTAAAGGAAAACGACGTACTTGTAAAATTAGCAGCTTCTTCCATTAACCCGTCCGACCTTATGTTTATTCGAGGTCTTTATGGAATCAAAAAGAAAATACCTTGTGGAGGTGGTTTTGAGGGAAGCGGAACAATTGTAGCAACGGGAAAAGCAGTTACAAAAGTAAAAGCAGGTGATAGAGTTGCTTGCTCTGCTCATTATATGGGAGACGGTTCATGGGCTGAATATATGGTTACTCCGGAATATAACTGTATACCTCTCATTGAAAAAGTTTCTTTGGAACAAGGTGCAACTTTTTTTGTGAATCCGTTGACTGCTTGTGGACTAACGAATATATCTATTAAAGAAAAAAGAAACGGAATTGTCCAAACTGCTGCAGCTAGTGCCCTCGGCAAAATGATTCAGCGATATGCGACACGCAAAGGACTTCCTGTTATAAATATAGTTCGTAAAGAAGAGCAGGTAGAACTATTAAAGTCAATCGGTTCCGAACATGTTTTAAATTCTAGTTCCCCTGATTTTGAAAGAACATTCTCTAGACTTGTAAAAAAGTTAGATATTACTCTAGCGATAGACGCAGTAGCCGGAAGAACTGGGGAGGATGTATTTAATTTAATGCCAGCAAATTCCAAATTGGTAGTATATGGAGCTTTATCTGAAGAACCGATAGGTGTTACTGCTGGCTCTTTAATATTTCAAAGAAAGAAAATCGAAGGATTTTGGCTAAGTTATTGGATTGCTGATACTTCACCTGAAGAGTTTTCTGCAATTATTACGGATGCACAAGAAAATCTAGGGACGGATTTTAAGTCCGAAATAAATAAACGTTTTTCATTAGACGATGGATTTAGGGCAATAGAATTTTATAAACAAAACATGACGAGCGGTAAAGTATTGTTTGTCCCTTAGAACTCTATCTCTGCATCTGGAAACGCATTTCTAATTTCATTTTCATGTGTTATTCCAATATCTAGATCAGTAAGTGAAATTTTTTTAAGTTTTTTAAATCCTTCAAATTTTTCTGGAAGTTTTGTGATTTTAGTATAACCAATAAACAGAGCTTCCATATCTTTTAATTCACAAATTTCTTCTGGGAGTTTATCAATTTTTGTGGAGCTAATGGATAACCATTTTAAATTCTTTAAATTTTTTATGTCCGGCGAAATCTTTTCGAGTGCTGTGGCACTTAATGATAGTCTGATGAGTTTTTTCAATTCATATATTCCATCTGAGATTTTTAAATTCACATTGTTTCCTAAATATAAATTTTCTAATTCATTCAGTTCATATAAACTCACAGGCAATTCTGTTAATTCGTTAGAAATCAAATTCAAAAAGATTAATTTTTTTAAAGATCCAATTGGTGTTGGTATAGAAGTTAGTTGGTTGTTCATAAAACTTAAGTATTTTAAATTTTTTAAAGAACCTACAGATCTTGGGATTTCTTTTAATTCGTTATTGCTCATGGAAATTTTTTCTAGTAATTCTAGTTTAAAAAGTTGTGGAGGAAAAGTAGAAAAATTATTTGAATCAAGATGAATTTGTAAAATTTTTTTTGATTTTTCGATCGATTCTGGTAAAGTTTTTAATTGATTATTTTCAAGGTGTAGCACTTCTAAATTAATAAGATTTCCAATATTTTCTGGGAGTTCCGTTAAATTTTGTTCTCGCAAATCTAATTCGCAAACGGACTCAGTGTTTTCTTCTTTTAATGCCTGTTTTAAGGATTCAAATTTTTCGCAGTTGGCTTGTGCGATTAAGTTGAAATTGAATAGGAAAATAAAAAGGAAACCGTAGATAATAGAATTCATATACCAATTATACGAGAAAAAATTAATAAATGCAAGGTTTTTTTCAGTTAAGCGGTAGTAAATGTTTCGCAGTTTAGATTTTCTAATTCTGAATCTGATTCCAACCTAAATTGTTCGGGGTTGAATTCGTTTAAATATCTTATAAAATCTTCCAAACTTGGAGTTGTGACTAATTTATGGCGAAGTTCTGACACTCCGAAATAGTTCTTTAAATACTTAGCTACATGTTTACGAAATAATACGAGACCCAATTGTTCTCCATAAAAATTAGTCATTAGATTTAAATGTCTGAATATCATCGATCTAACTTCCGGAAAGGATAATGTCGATTTGTCGATACCTGCAAAAATCCAAGGATTTCCAATGGCAGCACGTCCTACCAGTACACCGTCAACTCCTGAAGTGCGAATCCGTTCCTGTGCCTGCGCATAAGACTGAATATCTCCATTTCCAAAAATAGGAACTTTAGCGAAAGACTTGATTTCGGATATAATGTTCCAATCCGCAAAGCCAGTATATGCCATTGTCTTTGTTCTACCGTGAACGGAAATTGCTTGTGCACCTGCCTCTTGTAGAACATGTACAATCTCTCTATAATTTAAATTATCATGATCCCAACCGATACGAATTTTGGCGGTTATGGGAACCTTTACCGTCTTTGTCATGGACTCTATAATTTTTCCGACGTATTCGGGTTTTCGGAGTAAACCAGCACCTGAACCGCGATGGGAAACCTTTGCGACTGAACAACCCATGTTAAGATCGATTATATCAGGTCCTAGATCTTCTATGATTCTACAAGCTTCTGTTATGATTTCTAAATTGTTTCCAAATACTTGGAATGATACAGGCCTTTCCATTTCTTGAAAACGAAATAGGTCAATTGATTTCTTTGAATGATGACTGATTCCGTCCGTACTAACAAATTCCGTATAAGCAAAGCCGGAGCCCATTTCTCTACAAATTTGACGATACGGGCTGTCAGATACTCCTGCCATAGGCGATAGTACGATATTATTCTTAATTTCTACGTTTCCAATTTTTATCATAGAGATAATCCAAGTTTAAAAATCTGTGTACCGAATCAATAGATTCTTATTTTAAAAAATGGTTGCATTTTTCAATACGTATTTTAGACAACTAGTATGAACTCAGAGATAAGAAAAGCAGACCGTATTTTTCCAAAAGATTTTGCCGACTATGCTGTACATCTCCATGCAAGTGGTGAAAATTTCAGTGGATATCTCGGAAATATTTCCGAAACAGGATTATGCGCAATAATGCCTTCCAGTTTTCAACCAGATATAAACGAAGTTAGCGAAGGTAGCGTATTACACTGGCCAACTGGGGATAATATGGAGATAATTGGTAGGATCGCTTGGAAAAGATCTTATGAGTTTCAGAAGAAACCCCACACGATGATCGGTATGGAGTTTTCTGAAACGATTACATTTCCTGAATATCTGCTTGCTTTGAGTCTTTCGATTGGCGAAGATTAGAGATTCGGATTTTCCAATACGATTGCAATCCCTTGGCCACCACCGATACAGAGAGAGGCTACTCCGTATTTAACTTTTCTTCTTCTCATTTCATAAGCTAAAGTCAAAGTCACTCTAGCTCCACTCGCTCCAAGCGGATGACCAATTGCAATAGCTCCCCCATTTACGTTTGTAATATCTGGATTCAGTCCGAGTTCTTTTTGCACTGCTAGATACTGTGCGGCAAACGCTTCATTTACCTCTACGAGTCCCATGTCCTTTAAAGTAAGACCTGCCGCAGCTAATGCTCTCGGAATAGCTAAAGCTGGACCAATTCCCATTTTAGCAGGATCGCATCCACTATGCCCATATCCTTTAATGATGGCTAATGGCTTTTTGCCTAACTTATCTGCATAAGATCTTGATGAAACAATTACTGCACCAGCTCCATCATTTATTCCAGACGCATTACCAGCTGTAACCGTTCCATCTTTTTTAAACGCTGGTTTTAAGGATGCCATTTTATCTTTAGATGCTTTTCCTCTAATAAATTCGTCCTTTTCGAATACGATAGGAGTTTTGCCGGCAATTGTAAGAGGAGTAATTTCTTCCTTTAATATTCCGTCTATCGTTGCTTTCTCGGCACGTTCTTGTGATAGAGCTGCCCAATCGTCTTGTTCTTGTCGAGAGATGCTGTATTGAACAGCAAGATTTTCTGCAGTCATTCCCATTGGAAGTTCTACGTATAAATCAGTTAGACCTTGGTTTAAACTATCTTCAAATTCTGTAGGTCCATATTTAATTCCCCAACGAGCATTTCTTACGACATAAGGAGCCTGACTCATTGACTCAGATCCACCGGCTAATACAACACTTGCCTCATTAAGATAAATTTTCTTTGCGGCAAGAATGATTGCTTCCATTCCAGATCCACAGAGTCTATTGACCGTAAGAGCTGGCGTTTCTACTTTTAATCCAGCTTTTAGTCCAATATGTCTTGCTAAATAAATTGCATCTTTTCCAGAAGGAACCACATTCCCGAAAATGCTTTCTCCGATGTCCTCGACTTTTACGCCAGCTCTAGCAATTGCTGCCTTGGCAACTTCTACACCCATTTCTGTAGCACCAAAATCTTTTAGTGTTCCACCAAAACTTCCAAAGGCGCTTCTCGCACCGTCAATTATTACTGCTTCTTCCATCTTGTTTTCCTGTGAAAATGTATTTACTTCGAATTCTTTCTTGACAGTTTTGTTAATGGGCTTGATTTAGCAAGTCTTACTCGGTAGAATGACTAGTACCTTTTTCGGAAATGACAGACATATTTACTAACTCACCTAACACTATCGCTCAAGCGTATTGTTGTTTTCAGAACAATAGGTCGAAACATAATAGTGGGTTTTCTGCCCATCGTTTGTTCACTCTCCTTTATAGTGTTAAGAAGTTTCTCTGCAAATTGCAGATTTATAGATGTTTGGTTTACATCTAATTCCCAGATTTCTAATGAGAATTAAAATGGAGTATATGAAAATAGATTAAAACCGGTTTTACAAAATAACAAATAATGGGTTTGGGCGATAGCCCAATAAGCCGCCGGCAGGCTTTTCCTGCCTACCTATATTTCAAATCGAGCGTTAGCGAGATTAGAAATCCGGGTAATTAAATGATTGAGATTCTTTTACAAAGACTCAATGTGGCAAAGACTATATATCATTTTAGTCTAAATAAAAATACCATGCCTATTATCCTCGACTTAAAATCTAGATTTCAACATACTCTCGAAAAAAGCAGACATATTTCCGGTAGGTTTGTTTGTCGCCAATTAACATATATTGTTGATGCGGAGATTGTACGACTTTATAGATTGTTGGAAAAAAAAATTCCAGAAATAACTAATAGATTTTGTATAGTAGCAATTGGTGGTTATGGTAGAATGGAATTAGCCCCTTATTCCGATATAGATTTACTCTATTTACACAATGGATTAAGTGATTTAGTTCTTACAGAAGTTATCTCTTCTATTAACACATTTTTATATGATTCAGGAAAAGAAGTAGGACATTCTTGTCGTACAATTGAACAATGCCGAGAGCAGTTGGATAACATAAATACTTTTTATGCAATGCTTGACTCTCGATTTCTGACTGGCTCGGAAGAATTATTTTTCAGTTACGAAAATTATTTTTTAAAAAATCTTCCAGTTGATATTTTGGCTCAGTATAATCAAAGTAAAATCAATTATTTACATACTACGGTTAATTCTGATTCTCCTTTGCTAGTTTCTGAGCCAGATTTAAAAAATGGACATTTATGCCTTAGAAATATACAGGTCGCGTATTGGATAGAAAAGTCAACTAGTTATATTCCGTCATTGAGTGGTCTTGCGCTTCTTCCTATATTTACGCACGGAGAAGTTCAAAAATTAGAAAATGCTTACGACTTTTTACTTAGAGCTAGGGTTGCATTACATGCTATTAATGGTAGAAAAGTTGATAGACTTGATTTAACTTTGCAACCAGATGTTGCGGAATACATGGGATTTGGCGTTAAAACAGAATTGGAATCTGTTGATATGTTGATGAATACTTTGTATGTGCATCAAAATGAAATTCATTCCTTTCTTGGAATTTATTTGGATTACAAAAAAAATCAATTTGGTCAAATGGAAACTCTAAACAAAACGGAATTCTTTTTACAAAGGCAAGGTAATTATCTTTATCCGCCCAAAATTGGAAAATTATTTTCTAATCCAGAAAGTTTGTATGCGGATATTCTTCAAATTTTCTATATTTCTCATACTTTAAATTTATCATTATCTCCAAGTTTGATCAGTGAATTACGTTTTGCTTCTTATTTTTTGCAAGAGGATTTTATAAATTCGAACCACGCAATAGAATTCTTTTTAAGAATATTGAAAGAGTCTAGAAATATTGGAAGAATTCTCACCAGCATGCACCGAGCTGGGATATTAGGTAAATTTCTACCAGAATTTGGGGAGTGCACAAATTTTTCTTTATTCAGTTATCATCATCAATATCCCGTTGATGAGCATACATTATATATTCTCCGCGAATTGGATACATTGTTAAATTCCACATTTGATGACAAGGAAGTTCAGGAAGTGTTTAACGAATGCGAAAAAATATATATTCTCGCACTTGCTATTATTGTTCATGATGCGGGTAAAGTTAAACAGGGAGATCATTGTCAATATGGAGCCGAGTTAGCGACTGCAATTGGAGAACGATTGGGTTTAAGTGATGAAGATAATGATTTATTCAAATTCTTAGTTGAAGTTCATATTCATATGTCAGAGCTTACATCAAAAAGGGATATAAATGATCCAGAATTACTTTTAGATTTTGCGCATTTAGTTGGGACAGAGAGTCGATTAAAACTACTGTATGTGTTTACAATCATTGATACAAAATCTGTAGGGCCAAACGTTTTAACAAATTGGAAAAAAGCAATTCTTTATAGTTTATATAAAAATACGTTGGAAGTATTAAGAAGGCCAAACAACTCTTTATTTGTCTTACAAATTAATAAAGAACAGGAAATTTTAAAAAACTATTTACTACAAAAAGAAAAACTGAATGAAAGTTTAACCAATCAAGTTCTTTTGTTTGCATCGGCAATGTTACCGAATACTTATCTGAGGTACAACACTCCTCGAAGAATTATTCGACAATTCTTAATGCATATGAAATGCAAATCAAATCCCTCAGAAATTCCAGAAATAGAATATGAAAAGGAACCTGCTTACGTTACAGTTATTGTGTATAGTTTAGAGGATAGATATCTTTTATCTGATTTAACTGGTACTGTTACTTCGGAAGCGTTAAGCGTTATAGGGATGCGCTCTTACAAAAATTCGAATGGTTTTGTGATTAGTCAAATCCAAATAACGGATAGTTTTGGCGGAGGGGATATCAGGAGCGAAAGATTAGATCGACTAACGGAAAATATTCGAGCAGTTATTAATAAAAAAATAAATGTAGAAGATATATTAAGTTCCCCTATAGAGTGGATGAATTATAATACAATACCGGCAGGAATGGTTGCTCAAAAAATTGAGTTTAATAATCTATTATCCGCAGATTATACGATTTTAGAAATTTTACTCCCGGATTCACTTGGACTTTTATACCGTATTATCAAACAAATTTTGTCTTTTGATGTACAACTTCACTTTGTGAGAGTTTCTACAAGTGCTGACTATGCATATGATTCATTTTATATTAAGTCTGGTATGGGAAATAAAATTGAAGATGTAGAACTATTGAAAAAAATGGAACAAGAAATCGCAAACGCGGCATCTAAAAAAATTAAAACAGAAAATTCATATATTGAGTATTAATTATGTGGTGGAAAGAAGCAATAATATATCAAATTTATCCTCGAAGTTTCGCAGATTCTAATGGTGATGGGATAGGAGATTTACAAGGAATTATTGATAAGCTAGATTATTTAAATGGTAGTCCCGATTCACTTGGAGTCGATGCGATTTGGTTGTCACCCATTTACCCGTCCCCGATGGTAGATTTTGGTTATGATATTTCGGATTATGAGGATATTGATCCTGTTTTTGGAGACTTAAAGACCTTTAAAAAACTTTTAAAAGAAGCACATTCTCGTGGTATAAAAATTATCATGGATTTGGTAATTAATCACACATCTGATAAACATCCATGGTTTATCGAATCACGTTCTTCCAAAAAAAGTAAAAAACGCGATTGGTATATTTGGGAAGATGCGATAGACGGCAATCCGCCTAATAACTGGATGGCAGCTTTCGGGGGGAATGCGTGGGAGTGGGACAAAAATACAAAACAATATTATTATCATGGATTTACCAAAGAGCAACCCGATCTAAACTGGCGCAATCCGGAAGTAAGAAAAGCAATTTTTAAAATGATAGAATTTTGGTTAGATATGGGTGTGGATGGATTTCGTTTAGACGTAGTTAATTATTATATTAAAGATAAAAAGTTAAGAGACAATCCTAAGGACTATTTTAAGGGACTTCGACCATATGATATACAAATTCATATTTATGATAGAGATAGACCAAAGGTACATAGTATCCTAAAAAAATTACGTAAACTTCTTGATTCCTATGAAGGAGATCGAATGTCTGTCGGAGAAGTTTTTATTGAACCGCCGGGTAATCCAAAGTTAGCCTCTTCTTACTACGGCGATAAGAGTGACGAGCTTCACATGGCTTTTAATTTTGCTTTCCTTTATTGTAAGTGGGATGCAGAAAAGTTCAAAGAAGCGATTCGTGCCTTGGAAAAAGAGTTAAAACCAGCGGATTGGCCTAATTACACTCTAAGTAATCATGATCAGATAAGGCATATTAAACGCTACGAAAAAGGTAAGGAAACACTTTCTCGTATGAAGATTGCGGCTATTCTATTATTGACGCTACGTGGAACTCCTTTTCTTTATTATGGTGAAGAAATTGGAATGGAAGATCAAACCATTCCAAAAAGTCAAATTCAAGACCCACTTGGGAAAATGTATTGGCCAATATTTAATGGTCGCGACAAATCGAGATTACCCATGTGTTGGGACGATTCCTTAAATGCAGGTTTTTCAAGCGGAAAACCTTGGTTGCCGATGAATCGTAATTATAAAAAAATCAATGTAAAGGTTCAATCTCAAGAATCCAATGGTCTATTGCATACATATAAAGAGTTAATTAAAATTAGGCGTGATTCTGATGTCTTGCGAAAGGGGGATATACGTATACTTGATATTTCTAATACGTCTATTCTTGGTTATTTTAGAATTTATAAAAAGAATAAAATTCTGATATTACTTAATTTTAAAAATGATAAAGCTGAAATTGATCTGGAGAAATATACGCTTCCTAAATCCAAACTTACTCTTATTTACTCAACTAATATTAAAAGAAAAACTGGGATTAATATAGATTTGCCACTAATTTTTCTAAAACCATACGAAGGACTAGTTTTAAAATTTGAATAATCAAACTAAGGCGGAATAATTAAATGGATGAAATTGAACTTATAAGATCTTTTAGCTTTGATGCTGCTCATTTGTTGCCTAACGTTCCTGATGGGCATAAATGCAAACGTTTACATGGGCACACTTTCAGTTTTAAAATTCATTTAAAAGGAGAGGTTGATCCTGCGACAGGTTGGTTAATGGACTTTGGCGATGTTAAAAAAGTCGTAAAACCTCTTATTGAAAATTATCTAGATCACTATTATTTAAATGACATAAAAGGTTTGGAAAATCCAACGAGTGAAAATATAGCAATTTGGATATGGCATAAGTTAAAACCTGAACTTCCTTTACTTTTTAAAATCACTTTGCATGAAACCTGCAATAGTGCCTGTGTGTATTCAGGTCCTAAAGAATGAAAAAAAAATCTGATTCAAAAGGTGCTTTGGTTCTTTTTTCTGGAGGACTTGATTCTACTACTTGTTTATATTACGCACTAAAAGAGCATAAAAATGTAGTTGCGGTTTCATTTGATTATTCGCAACGTCATAAAATAGAAATTCAAAAAGCTAAGAAAATTAGTTCTCAATTAAAAATTCCACATAGTATTGTAAAAATAAATTCGGAAATATTCAGGAATACTTCCCTAGTAAATAGAGATATAAAAGTACCCAAGAATTTTTCTTCCACAAAAAAAATTCCAAATACGTATGTCCCAGGAAGGAATATCCTTTTTCTTTCCTTTGCAACATCGATTGCGGAAGGTTTAGGTTTGTCGGAAATTTTTATTGGTGTAAATGCTCTGGATTATTCCGGTTATCCAGACTGTCGCCCTGATTTTATAAATGCATTTCAAAAGGCAATTACTATCGGGACAAAATCGGGCGATGAAAAAAGAGCAATTCGAATTCAAACTCCACTTTTGCATCTTTCTAAAAAAGAAATAGTTTTATTGGCAAACAAACTGAAAGTTCCATTTGGAATGACTCACTCTTGTTATGATCCAATAAAAGGAAAGGCGTGTGGGAAATGTGATTCCTGTCTCTTGAGAAAAAAGGGATTTGAAGAAGCTGGAGTAATGGATAAATGAAAGTAGCATTTAATCTAAGAAATATTACTTTATTTGTTTGTATTTTATTTTTTTTGGATTGTGCGACTTACTGGAAAAATAGGAAAAACGATTTACAGGATATTATTACATTTGGAACTGAAAAACCTATGTATGGAGTTAACT from Leptospiraceae bacterium encodes:
- a CDS encoding alpha-glucosidase C-terminal domain-containing protein, with the translated sequence MWWKEAIIYQIYPRSFADSNGDGIGDLQGIIDKLDYLNGSPDSLGVDAIWLSPIYPSPMVDFGYDISDYEDIDPVFGDLKTFKKLLKEAHSRGIKIIMDLVINHTSDKHPWFIESRSSKKSKKRDWYIWEDAIDGNPPNNWMAAFGGNAWEWDKNTKQYYYHGFTKEQPDLNWRNPEVRKAIFKMIEFWLDMGVDGFRLDVVNYYIKDKKLRDNPKDYFKGLRPYDIQIHIYDRDRPKVHSILKKLRKLLDSYEGDRMSVGEVFIEPPGNPKLASSYYGDKSDELHMAFNFAFLYCKWDAEKFKEAIRALEKELKPADWPNYTLSNHDQIRHIKRYEKGKETLSRMKIAAILLLTLRGTPFLYYGEEIGMEDQTIPKSQIQDPLGKMYWPIFNGRDKSRLPMCWDDSLNAGFSSGKPWLPMNRNYKKINVKVQSQESNGLLHTYKELIKIRRDSDVLRKGDIRILDISNTSILGYFRIYKKNKILILLNFKNDKAEIDLEKYTLPKSKLTLIYSTNIKRKTGINIDLPLIFLKPYEGLVLKFE
- a CDS encoding PilZ domain-containing protein, with amino-acid sequence MNSEIRKADRIFPKDFADYAVHLHASGENFSGYLGNISETGLCAIMPSSFQPDINEVSEGSVLHWPTGDNMEIIGRIAWKRSYEFQKKPHTMIGMEFSETITFPEYLLALSLSIGED
- a CDS encoding acetyl-CoA C-acetyltransferase, giving the protein MEEAVIIDGARSAFGSFGGTLKDFGATEMGVEVAKAAIARAGVKVEDIGESIFGNVVPSGKDAIYLARHIGLKAGLKVETPALTVNRLCGSGMEAIILAAKKIYLNEASVVLAGGSESMSQAPYVVRNARWGIKYGPTEFEDSLNQGLTDLYVELPMGMTAENLAVQYSISRQEQDDWAALSQERAEKATIDGILKEEITPLTIAGKTPIVFEKDEFIRGKASKDKMASLKPAFKKDGTVTAGNASGINDGAGAVIVSSRSYADKLGKKPLAIIKGYGHSGCDPAKMGIGPALAIPRALAAAGLTLKDMGLVEVNEAFAAQYLAVQKELGLNPDITNVNGGAIAIGHPLGASGARVTLTLAYEMRRRKVKYGVASLCIGGGQGIAIVLENPNL
- a CDS encoding transposase is translated as MEKKVSPTYIRYSEAFQKKVVEEIRQGKFTMEGARKFYDISGSSTVRKWLKKWGTKSDLARKVVIQMPNEVEERKKLKEEIKKLKIALADSVMKNQVYETLIEVVDEHYNTDVKKNFSVKL
- the dusB gene encoding tRNA dihydrouridine synthase DusB, producing the protein MIKIGNVEIKNNIVLSPMAGVSDSPYRQICREMGSGFAYTEFVSTDGISHHSKKSIDLFRFQEMERPVSFQVFGNNLEIITEACRIIEDLGPDIIDLNMGCSVAKVSHRGSGAGLLRKPEYVGKIIESMTKTVKVPITAKIRIGWDHDNLNYREIVHVLQEAGAQAISVHGRTKTMAYTGFADWNIISEIKSFAKVPIFGNGDIQSYAQAQERIRTSGVDGVLVGRAAIGNPWIFAGIDKSTLSFPEVRSMIFRHLNLMTNFYGEQLGLVLFRKHVAKYLKNYFGVSELRHKLVTTPSLEDFIRYLNEFNPEQFRLESDSELENLNCETFTTA
- the queD gene encoding 6-carboxytetrahydropterin synthase QueD codes for the protein MDEIELIRSFSFDAAHLLPNVPDGHKCKRLHGHTFSFKIHLKGEVDPATGWLMDFGDVKKVVKPLIENYLDHYYLNDIKGLENPTSENIAIWIWHKLKPELPLLFKITLHETCNSACVYSGPKE
- a CDS encoding protein-PII uridylyltransferase, encoding MIEILLQRLNVAKTIYHFSLNKNTMPIILDLKSRFQHTLEKSRHISGRFVCRQLTYIVDAEIVRLYRLLEKKIPEITNRFCIVAIGGYGRMELAPYSDIDLLYLHNGLSDLVLTEVISSINTFLYDSGKEVGHSCRTIEQCREQLDNINTFYAMLDSRFLTGSEELFFSYENYFLKNLPVDILAQYNQSKINYLHTTVNSDSPLLVSEPDLKNGHLCLRNIQVAYWIEKSTSYIPSLSGLALLPIFTHGEVQKLENAYDFLLRARVALHAINGRKVDRLDLTLQPDVAEYMGFGVKTELESVDMLMNTLYVHQNEIHSFLGIYLDYKKNQFGQMETLNKTEFFLQRQGNYLYPPKIGKLFSNPESLYADILQIFYISHTLNLSLSPSLISELRFASYFLQEDFINSNHAIEFFLRILKESRNIGRILTSMHRAGILGKFLPEFGECTNFSLFSYHHQYPVDEHTLYILRELDTLLNSTFDDKEVQEVFNECEKIYILALAIIVHDAGKVKQGDHCQYGAELATAIGERLGLSDEDNDLFKFLVEVHIHMSELTSKRDINDPELLLDFAHLVGTESRLKLLYVFTIIDTKSVGPNVLTNWKKAILYSLYKNTLEVLRRPNNSLFVLQINKEQEILKNYLLQKEKLNESLTNQVLLFASAMLPNTYLRYNTPRRIIRQFLMHMKCKSNPSEIPEIEYEKEPAYVTVIVYSLEDRYLLSDLTGTVTSEALSVIGMRSYKNSNGFVISQIQITDSFGGGDIRSERLDRLTENIRAVINKKINVEDILSSPIEWMNYNTIPAGMVAQKIEFNNLLSADYTILEILLPDSLGLLYRIIKQILSFDVQLHFVRVSTSADYAYDSFYIKSGMGNKIEDVELLKKMEQEIANAASKKIKTENSYIEY
- a CDS encoding IS3 family transposase, with amino-acid sequence MKIRKLKAKTGTIKLKKEMDKKLSFKIGRDWLFSLMNEYGLAIKKKKRSIKTTNSRHKFPIYRNEIKDLPTNFPGFIIVSDITYIPTLEGNLYLSLLTERNTKKILGYNIGESLIVEESIKALEIALKMLPKTHPEIVYHHSDRGSQYCCYDYVNILKSQNIRISMTEDNHCYENAVAERVNGILKDEFLLDKFPSKELARKSIKQSIKIYNESRLHQTIDYLTPDEAYYKKWSTYFRN
- a CDS encoding zinc-binding dehydrogenase; the protein is MTNIPETGKAIELINYDGLETSIRVVQRKISPLKENDVLVKLAASSINPSDLMFIRGLYGIKKKIPCGGGFEGSGTIVATGKAVTKVKAGDRVACSAHYMGDGSWAEYMVTPEYNCIPLIEKVSLEQGATFFVNPLTACGLTNISIKEKRNGIVQTAAASALGKMIQRYATRKGLPVINIVRKEEQVELLKSIGSEHVLNSSSPDFERTFSRLVKKLDITLAIDAVAGRTGEDVFNLMPANSKLVVYGALSEEPIGVTAGSLIFQRKKIEGFWLSYWIADTSPEEFSAIITDAQENLGTDFKSEINKRFSLDDGFRAIEFYKQNMTSGKVLFVP